A section of the Hevea brasiliensis isolate MT/VB/25A 57/8 chromosome 17, ASM3005281v1, whole genome shotgun sequence genome encodes:
- the LOC110669655 gene encoding ATP-dependent DNA helicase SRS2-like protein At4g25120 isoform X4 → MNGYAPSKVITEEQRARISQNFRAAKALLSRKRPRDTPSSSPLFRLKDAKGTVSPAQVTSIKRVPLVEIPMNTPSPIRANGIESSGSQFRSDLCSSMERFVPRTGLINDISSSRTISVSLGDKYSLDCFTTPIKRPECSGLSDYLSKPSILDDDFDESILNEIDAICEQNSAAKAEIQSYNSLPVKNKYKEENSGGDFASSASVSAKDDIRTQVAFESSDDLESRKEDRDASQIIQHGNMPEEYSKYLLSLSNRQREAACSDIYIPLMIVAGPGSGKTSTMVGRVLTLLIEGISPTNILAMTFTTAAASEMRDRIGAVAGKAIAKDLMISTFHSFSLQLCRSHAEKLGRTSEFLIYGQGHQRRAIIEAVRLLEKEKTGILNHDACKVAEVSNVITSPEYFKDKSKKWQKFVTQAKASGKTPADCHKMGDEIGASILGNYNDILRSCNALDYHDLISCSVKLLTEYPDVFKECQNSWKAIVIDEFQDTSAMQYNLLRLLASHNKITIVGDDDQSIFSFNGADISGFDSFRLDFPNYKEIRLNKNYRSTRYIVEAASFLIQNNIKRCRFKDVVTDNSSGSKITIKECQNEHAQCSFVVDKTLEMASIGSPAKLAYGSIAILYRRQVSGKAFQVAFRDRKIPFNVHGVAFYRKKVVKAIIAMLRTTLPGCDDGPYRQVFKAMLPFEKDEKKRVIDHIDKILTIRKCSFISVANDVFIAKISGTFNRSQLNQGRKVLLTLEMISKLVQREQSISTVITSVANMVPQVLQYLLDDVSDFLSRQCTLKGEAGDMKEEEKGCLGLLKAFIDYITEREKENFRSRRHDNENSVTLTTIHQFILFFFPMQSKGLEWDIVFIVKANESEIPLLHEFHGITKENGTSIEEERRLLYVAMTRARKKLFILYVTMDSNRQMLQPSRFLKEIPDHLREIQAEVCLRDLQTKPQDIPKHSVNITSNLPGEKKPSEVDVEPNDFLNIQINNASKETTEAVDACNGNILLKRFAVEDRLVVSHLFHQWAKKQAFQNPKRLLDKVGFVIDERLRIKKSKHKDVLRALKSCLSSDEAFQYAEYVLRWEQIPANERAHMMREKQEYFQKLRIENSMSTSAPTSKQIGFLQNLGCTVVPTSRLHASRLIEQYKSL, encoded by the exons ATGAATGGTTACGCGCCCAGCAAAGTCATAACGGAGGAGCAGAGGGCTCGCATTTCACAAAACTTCAGAGCTGCCAAGGCCCTTCTTTCTCGCAAACGTCCTCGTGATACCCCCTCTTCTTCCCCTTTATTTCGTCTCAA GGATGCAAAGGGTACCGTATCACCAGCTCAGGTTACAAGCATCAAAAGAGTTCCTCTAGTAGAGATTCCTATGAACACACCATCTCCGATTCGTGCAAATGGAATTGAATCATCCGGTAGTCAATTTAGGAGTGATTTATGTTCCAGTATGGAAAGATTTGTTCCTAGGACTGGATTAATTAATGACATTTCCAGTTCAAGGACAATTAGTGTTTCTCTAGGGGACAAATATTCCTTGGATTGTTTTACAACTCCAATAAAACGTCCAGAATGCTcaggtttaagtgattatttatCGAAGCCTAGCATTCTAGATGATGATTTTGATGAATCCATTTTGAACGAGATTGATGCTATATGCGAGCAGAATTCTGCTGCAAAAGCAGAAATCCAGAGCTACAATAGCCTTCctgtgaaaaataaatacaaagagGAAAATAGTGGTGGTGATTTTGCTAGTTCAGCGTCAGTTTCTGCAAAAGATGATATAAGAACACAAGTTGCTTTTGAATCCAGTGATGATTTAGAATCTAGAAAGGAGGATAGGGATGCTTCCCAGATAATTCAGCATGGAAATATGCCTGAAGAATACTCAAAGTACTTGCTGTCTTTGAGCAATAGGCAACGCGAAGCAGCTTGCAGTGATATTTACATTCCATTGATGATTGTTGCTGGTCCAGGAAGTGGAAAG ACTTCCACAATGGTTGGGCGTGTTCTGACGCTGCTTATTGAG GGGATTAGTCCAACAAACATTCTAGCAATGACTTTTACAACTGCTGCAGCTTCTGAGATGAGAGATCGGATTGGAGCGGTGGCAGGAAAGGCAATAGCTAAAGATCTTATGATCAGCACCTTCCATTCATTTTCTTTGCAACTTTGTCGTTCACATGCAGAGAA GTTAGGACGCACATCAGAATTTTTAATATATGGGCAGGGGCACCAGAGAAGAGCAATCATTGAGGCTGTCCGTCTATTAGAAAAGGAAAAGACTGGAATACTAAATCATGATGCCTGCAAGGTTGCTGAAGTTTCTAATGTAATAACATCTCCAGAATATTTCAAGGATAAGTCAAAGAAATGGCAGAAGTTTGTgactcag GCTAAAGCTTCAGGAAAGACGCCTGCAGATTGCCATAAAATGGGTGATGAGATAGGA GCTTCAATACTTGGGAACTATAATGACATTTTGCGATCTTGTAATGCACTGGACTACCACGACTTAATCAGCTGTTCTGTGAAGTTGCTTACTGAGTATCCTGATG TATTTAAGGAGTGCCAGAATTCATGGAAAGCCATTGTGATAGATGAGTTTCAGGACACAAGTGCCATGCAATACAATCTTCTACGACTTCTTGCATCCCATAATAAAATAACTATTGTTGGTGATGATGATCag TCCATTTTCAGTTTCAATGGAGCTGACATTTCAGGGTTTGATTCATTTCGTCTAGATTTTCCAAATTATAAAGAG attAGGCTCAATAAAAATTATCGATCCACGCGCTATATTGTTGAGGCTGCATCTTTtcttattcaaaataatattaagCGATGCCGATTCAAGGATGTTGTTACTGATAATTCTTCCGGATCTAAG ATAACCATCAAGGAATGTCAGAATGAGCATGCACAGTGTTCATTTGTTGTTGATAAGACCTTGGAAATGGCGTCCATTGGATCACCTGCTAAACTGGCTTATGGAAGCATTGCCATTCTTTATCGGAGGCAG GTGTCAGGAAAAGCCTTCCAAGTAGCATTTCGTGACAGAAAAATACCATTTAATGTTCATGGTGTAGCCTTCTACAGGAAAAAG GTAGTTAAAGCCATTATTGCTATGCTTAGAACAACATTGCCAGGATGTGATGATGGCCCATATCGTCAAGTTTTCAAGGCTATGCTTCCATTTGAGAAGGATGAAAAGAAGAGG GTTATTGACCACATTGACAAAATCTTAACCATTAGAAAATGCAGTTTCATATCTGTTGCCAATGACGTCTTTATTGCAAAGATTTCTGGTACCTTCAACAG GAGTCAACTCAACCAGGGACGCAAGGTGTTGTTGACACTGGAGATGATATCAAAACTTGTGCAAAGG GAACAGTCAATTTCAACAGTCATAACTTCAGTGGCAAATATGGTACCTCAG GTCCTTCAGTACTTGTTGGATGATGTCTCTGATTTTTTATCAAGGCAATGTACCCTAAAAGGAGAAGCTGGAGAcatgaaagaagaagagaaaggttGTCTTGGCTTACTCAAAGCTTTTATTGACTACATAACAGAGCGGGAGAAGGAAAATTTTCGTTCCCGGAGACATGATAATGAAAATTCAGTTACCTTGACTACCATTCATCAG TTTATCTTGTTCTTTTTCCCCATGCAGTCTAAAGGTTTAGAGTGGGATATTGTTTTCATAGTAAAG GCAAATGAATCTGAAATTCCTTTATTGCATGAATTCCATGGCATTACAAAGGAAAATGGGACCTCAATTGAA GAGGAAAGACGTCTGTTATATGTGGCAATGACTCGTGCTAGAAAGAAACTATTCATTCTGTATGTCACGATGGATTCAAATCGGCAG ATGCTTCAACCATCACGTTTTCTCAAGGAAATTCCGGATCATCTTCGAGAGATTCAG GCTGAAGTGTGTTTACGTGATTTACAAACAAAACCCCAGGATATTCCAAAACACAGTGTCAACATTACCAGTAATCTACCCGGAGAAAAGAAACCTTCTGAAGTTGATGTGGAGCCAAATGATTTCCTCAACATTCAAATCAATAATGCCTCAAAGGAAACAACAGAGGCGGTAGATGCATGCAATGGAAATATTCTCTTAAAAAG ATTCGCTGTGGAGGACAGATTAGTTGTTTCTCACTTGTTCCACCAATGGGCCAAGAAGCAAGCATTTCAAAACCCTAAGAGGTTACTTGACAAG GTTGGCTTTGTTATTGATGAACGTCTAAGAATCAAGAAAAGCAAGCACAAG GACGTTTTGCGTGCATTGAAATCTTGCTTGAGCAGTGACGAAGCATTCCAGTATGCAGAATAT GTGCTGAGATGGGAACAAATTCCTGCCAATGAACGTGCCCATATGATGCGGGAGAAGCAG GAGTACTTCCAGAAATTAAGGATTGAGAATTCAATGAGTACATCCGCGCCAACATCTAAACAG ATTGGGTTTCTGCAAAATTTGGGATGCACTGTGGTCCCCACATCACGTCTTCATGCCTCACGTTTGATTGAGCAATATAAATCATTATAA
- the LOC110669655 gene encoding ATP-dependent DNA helicase SRS2-like protein At4g25120 isoform X2 codes for MNGYAPSKVITEEQRARISQNFRAAKALLSRKRPRDTPSSSPLFRLKDAKGTVSPAQVTSIKRVPLVEIPMNTPSPIRANGIESSGSQFRSDLCSSMERFVPRTGLINDISSSRTISVSLGDKYSLDCFTTPIKRPECSGLSDYLSKPSILDDDFDESILNEIDAICEQNSAAKAEIQSYNSLPVKNKYKEENSGGDFASSASVSAKDDIRTQVAFESSDDLESRKEDRDASQIIQHGNMPEEYSKYLLSLSNRQREAACSDIYIPLMIVAGPGSGKTSTMVGRVLTLLIEGISPTNILAMTFTTAAASEMRDRIGAVAGKAIAKDLMISTFHSFSLQLCRSHAEKLGRTSEFLIYGQGHQRRAIIEAVRLLEKEKTGILNHDACKVAEVSNVITSPEYFKDKSKKWQKFVTQAKASGKTPADCHKMGDEIGASILGNYNDILRSCNALDYHDLISCSVKLLTEYPDVFKECQNSWKAIVIDEFQDTSAMQYNLLRLLASHNKITIVGDDDQSIFSFNGADISGFDSFRLDFPNYKEIRLNKNYRSTRYIVEAASFLIQNNIKRCRFKDVVTDNSSGSKITIKECQNEHAQCSFVVDKTLEMASIGSPAKLAYGSIAILYRRQVSGKAFQVAFRDRKIPFNVHGVAFYRKKVVKAIIAMLRTTLPGCDDGPYRQVFKAMLPFEKDEKKRVIDHIDKILTIRKCSFISVANDVFIAKISGTFNRSQLNQGRKVLLTLEMISKLVQREQSISTVITSVANMVPQKYLLEQRAVVDVDGGKLLNEDNDLRSVLQYLLDDVSDFLSRQCTLKGEAGDMKEEEKGCLGLLKAFIDYITEREKENFRSRRHDNENSVTLTTIHQSKGLEWDIVFIVKANESEIPLLHEFHGITKENGTSIEEERRLLYVAMTRARKKLFILYVTMDSNRQMLQPSRFLKEIPDHLREIQAEVCLRDLQTKPQDIPKHSVNITSNLPGEKKPSEVDVEPNDFLNIQINNASKETTEAVDACNGNILLKRFAVEDRLVVSHLFHQWAKKQAFQNPKRLLDKVGFVIDERLRIKKSKHKDVLRALKSCLSSDEAFQYAEYVLRWEQIPANERAHMMREKQEYFQKLRIENSMSTSAPTSKQIGFLQNLGCTVVPTSRLHASRLIEQYKSL; via the exons ATGAATGGTTACGCGCCCAGCAAAGTCATAACGGAGGAGCAGAGGGCTCGCATTTCACAAAACTTCAGAGCTGCCAAGGCCCTTCTTTCTCGCAAACGTCCTCGTGATACCCCCTCTTCTTCCCCTTTATTTCGTCTCAA GGATGCAAAGGGTACCGTATCACCAGCTCAGGTTACAAGCATCAAAAGAGTTCCTCTAGTAGAGATTCCTATGAACACACCATCTCCGATTCGTGCAAATGGAATTGAATCATCCGGTAGTCAATTTAGGAGTGATTTATGTTCCAGTATGGAAAGATTTGTTCCTAGGACTGGATTAATTAATGACATTTCCAGTTCAAGGACAATTAGTGTTTCTCTAGGGGACAAATATTCCTTGGATTGTTTTACAACTCCAATAAAACGTCCAGAATGCTcaggtttaagtgattatttatCGAAGCCTAGCATTCTAGATGATGATTTTGATGAATCCATTTTGAACGAGATTGATGCTATATGCGAGCAGAATTCTGCTGCAAAAGCAGAAATCCAGAGCTACAATAGCCTTCctgtgaaaaataaatacaaagagGAAAATAGTGGTGGTGATTTTGCTAGTTCAGCGTCAGTTTCTGCAAAAGATGATATAAGAACACAAGTTGCTTTTGAATCCAGTGATGATTTAGAATCTAGAAAGGAGGATAGGGATGCTTCCCAGATAATTCAGCATGGAAATATGCCTGAAGAATACTCAAAGTACTTGCTGTCTTTGAGCAATAGGCAACGCGAAGCAGCTTGCAGTGATATTTACATTCCATTGATGATTGTTGCTGGTCCAGGAAGTGGAAAG ACTTCCACAATGGTTGGGCGTGTTCTGACGCTGCTTATTGAG GGGATTAGTCCAACAAACATTCTAGCAATGACTTTTACAACTGCTGCAGCTTCTGAGATGAGAGATCGGATTGGAGCGGTGGCAGGAAAGGCAATAGCTAAAGATCTTATGATCAGCACCTTCCATTCATTTTCTTTGCAACTTTGTCGTTCACATGCAGAGAA GTTAGGACGCACATCAGAATTTTTAATATATGGGCAGGGGCACCAGAGAAGAGCAATCATTGAGGCTGTCCGTCTATTAGAAAAGGAAAAGACTGGAATACTAAATCATGATGCCTGCAAGGTTGCTGAAGTTTCTAATGTAATAACATCTCCAGAATATTTCAAGGATAAGTCAAAGAAATGGCAGAAGTTTGTgactcag GCTAAAGCTTCAGGAAAGACGCCTGCAGATTGCCATAAAATGGGTGATGAGATAGGA GCTTCAATACTTGGGAACTATAATGACATTTTGCGATCTTGTAATGCACTGGACTACCACGACTTAATCAGCTGTTCTGTGAAGTTGCTTACTGAGTATCCTGATG TATTTAAGGAGTGCCAGAATTCATGGAAAGCCATTGTGATAGATGAGTTTCAGGACACAAGTGCCATGCAATACAATCTTCTACGACTTCTTGCATCCCATAATAAAATAACTATTGTTGGTGATGATGATCag TCCATTTTCAGTTTCAATGGAGCTGACATTTCAGGGTTTGATTCATTTCGTCTAGATTTTCCAAATTATAAAGAG attAGGCTCAATAAAAATTATCGATCCACGCGCTATATTGTTGAGGCTGCATCTTTtcttattcaaaataatattaagCGATGCCGATTCAAGGATGTTGTTACTGATAATTCTTCCGGATCTAAG ATAACCATCAAGGAATGTCAGAATGAGCATGCACAGTGTTCATTTGTTGTTGATAAGACCTTGGAAATGGCGTCCATTGGATCACCTGCTAAACTGGCTTATGGAAGCATTGCCATTCTTTATCGGAGGCAG GTGTCAGGAAAAGCCTTCCAAGTAGCATTTCGTGACAGAAAAATACCATTTAATGTTCATGGTGTAGCCTTCTACAGGAAAAAG GTAGTTAAAGCCATTATTGCTATGCTTAGAACAACATTGCCAGGATGTGATGATGGCCCATATCGTCAAGTTTTCAAGGCTATGCTTCCATTTGAGAAGGATGAAAAGAAGAGG GTTATTGACCACATTGACAAAATCTTAACCATTAGAAAATGCAGTTTCATATCTGTTGCCAATGACGTCTTTATTGCAAAGATTTCTGGTACCTTCAACAG GAGTCAACTCAACCAGGGACGCAAGGTGTTGTTGACACTGGAGATGATATCAAAACTTGTGCAAAGG GAACAGTCAATTTCAACAGTCATAACTTCAGTGGCAAATATGGTACCTCAG AAATACCTTCTTGAGCAACGGGCAGTGGTTGATGTTGATGGTGGTAAATTGTTGAATGAAGACAATGACCTTAGATCT GTCCTTCAGTACTTGTTGGATGATGTCTCTGATTTTTTATCAAGGCAATGTACCCTAAAAGGAGAAGCTGGAGAcatgaaagaagaagagaaaggttGTCTTGGCTTACTCAAAGCTTTTATTGACTACATAACAGAGCGGGAGAAGGAAAATTTTCGTTCCCGGAGACATGATAATGAAAATTCAGTTACCTTGACTACCATTCATCAG TCTAAAGGTTTAGAGTGGGATATTGTTTTCATAGTAAAG GCAAATGAATCTGAAATTCCTTTATTGCATGAATTCCATGGCATTACAAAGGAAAATGGGACCTCAATTGAA GAGGAAAGACGTCTGTTATATGTGGCAATGACTCGTGCTAGAAAGAAACTATTCATTCTGTATGTCACGATGGATTCAAATCGGCAG ATGCTTCAACCATCACGTTTTCTCAAGGAAATTCCGGATCATCTTCGAGAGATTCAG GCTGAAGTGTGTTTACGTGATTTACAAACAAAACCCCAGGATATTCCAAAACACAGTGTCAACATTACCAGTAATCTACCCGGAGAAAAGAAACCTTCTGAAGTTGATGTGGAGCCAAATGATTTCCTCAACATTCAAATCAATAATGCCTCAAAGGAAACAACAGAGGCGGTAGATGCATGCAATGGAAATATTCTCTTAAAAAG ATTCGCTGTGGAGGACAGATTAGTTGTTTCTCACTTGTTCCACCAATGGGCCAAGAAGCAAGCATTTCAAAACCCTAAGAGGTTACTTGACAAG GTTGGCTTTGTTATTGATGAACGTCTAAGAATCAAGAAAAGCAAGCACAAG GACGTTTTGCGTGCATTGAAATCTTGCTTGAGCAGTGACGAAGCATTCCAGTATGCAGAATAT GTGCTGAGATGGGAACAAATTCCTGCCAATGAACGTGCCCATATGATGCGGGAGAAGCAG GAGTACTTCCAGAAATTAAGGATTGAGAATTCAATGAGTACATCCGCGCCAACATCTAAACAG ATTGGGTTTCTGCAAAATTTGGGATGCACTGTGGTCCCCACATCACGTCTTCATGCCTCACGTTTGATTGAGCAATATAAATCATTATAA
- the LOC110669655 gene encoding ATP-dependent DNA helicase SRS2-like protein At4g25120 isoform X3 translates to MNGYAPSKVITEEQRARISQNFRAAKALLSRKRPRDTPSSSPLFRLKDAKGTVSPAQVTSIKRVPLVEIPMNTPSPIRANGIESSGSQFRSDLCSSMERFVPRTGLINDISSSRTISVSLGDKYSLDCFTTPIKRPECSGLSDYLSKPSILDDDFDESILNEIDAICEQNSAAKAEIQSYNSLPVKNKYKEENSGGDFASSASVSAKDDIRTQVAFESSDDLESRKEDRDASQIIQHGNMPEEYSKYLLSLSNRQREAACSDIYIPLMIVAGPGSGKTSTMVGRVLTLLIEGISPTNILAMTFTTAAASEMRDRIGAVAGKAIAKDLMISTFHSFSLQLCRSHAEKLGRTSEFLIYGQGHQRRAIIEAVRLLEKEKTGILNHDACKVAEVSNVITSPEYFKDKSKKWQKFVTQAKASGKTPADCHKMGDEIGASILGNYNDILRSCNALDYHDLISCSVKLLTEYPDVFKECQNSWKAIVIDEFQDTSAMQYNLLRLLASHNKITIVGDDDQSIFSFNGADISGFDSFRLDFPNYKEIRLNKNYRSTRYIVEAASFLIQNNIKRCRFKDVVTDNSSGSKITIKECQNEHAQCSFVVDKTLEMASIGSPAKLAYGSIAILYRRQVSGKAFQVAFRDRKIPFNVHGVAFYRKKVVKAIIAMLRTTLPGCDDGPYRQVFKAMLPFEKDEKKRVIDHIDKILTIRKCSFISVANDVFIAKISGTFNRSQLNQGRKVLLTLEMISKLVQREQSISTVITSVANMVPQKYLLEQRAVVDVDGGKLLNEDNDLRSVLQYLLDDVSDFLSRQCTLKGEAGDMKEEEKGCLGLLKAFIDYITEREKENFRSRRHDNENSVTLTTIHQFILFFFPMQSKGLEWDIVFIVKANESEIPLLHEFHGITKENGTSIEEERRLLYVAMTRARKKLFILYVTMDSNRQMLQPSRFLKEIPDHLREIQAEVCLRDLQTKPQDIPKHSVNITSNLPGEKKPSEVDVEPNDFLNIQINNASKETTEAVDACNGNILLKRFAVEDRLVVSHLFHQWAKKQAFQNPKRLLDKDVLRALKSCLSSDEAFQYAEYVLRWEQIPANERAHMMREKQEYFQKLRIENSMSTSAPTSKQIGFLQNLGCTVVPTSRLHASRLIEQYKSL, encoded by the exons ATGAATGGTTACGCGCCCAGCAAAGTCATAACGGAGGAGCAGAGGGCTCGCATTTCACAAAACTTCAGAGCTGCCAAGGCCCTTCTTTCTCGCAAACGTCCTCGTGATACCCCCTCTTCTTCCCCTTTATTTCGTCTCAA GGATGCAAAGGGTACCGTATCACCAGCTCAGGTTACAAGCATCAAAAGAGTTCCTCTAGTAGAGATTCCTATGAACACACCATCTCCGATTCGTGCAAATGGAATTGAATCATCCGGTAGTCAATTTAGGAGTGATTTATGTTCCAGTATGGAAAGATTTGTTCCTAGGACTGGATTAATTAATGACATTTCCAGTTCAAGGACAATTAGTGTTTCTCTAGGGGACAAATATTCCTTGGATTGTTTTACAACTCCAATAAAACGTCCAGAATGCTcaggtttaagtgattatttatCGAAGCCTAGCATTCTAGATGATGATTTTGATGAATCCATTTTGAACGAGATTGATGCTATATGCGAGCAGAATTCTGCTGCAAAAGCAGAAATCCAGAGCTACAATAGCCTTCctgtgaaaaataaatacaaagagGAAAATAGTGGTGGTGATTTTGCTAGTTCAGCGTCAGTTTCTGCAAAAGATGATATAAGAACACAAGTTGCTTTTGAATCCAGTGATGATTTAGAATCTAGAAAGGAGGATAGGGATGCTTCCCAGATAATTCAGCATGGAAATATGCCTGAAGAATACTCAAAGTACTTGCTGTCTTTGAGCAATAGGCAACGCGAAGCAGCTTGCAGTGATATTTACATTCCATTGATGATTGTTGCTGGTCCAGGAAGTGGAAAG ACTTCCACAATGGTTGGGCGTGTTCTGACGCTGCTTATTGAG GGGATTAGTCCAACAAACATTCTAGCAATGACTTTTACAACTGCTGCAGCTTCTGAGATGAGAGATCGGATTGGAGCGGTGGCAGGAAAGGCAATAGCTAAAGATCTTATGATCAGCACCTTCCATTCATTTTCTTTGCAACTTTGTCGTTCACATGCAGAGAA GTTAGGACGCACATCAGAATTTTTAATATATGGGCAGGGGCACCAGAGAAGAGCAATCATTGAGGCTGTCCGTCTATTAGAAAAGGAAAAGACTGGAATACTAAATCATGATGCCTGCAAGGTTGCTGAAGTTTCTAATGTAATAACATCTCCAGAATATTTCAAGGATAAGTCAAAGAAATGGCAGAAGTTTGTgactcag GCTAAAGCTTCAGGAAAGACGCCTGCAGATTGCCATAAAATGGGTGATGAGATAGGA GCTTCAATACTTGGGAACTATAATGACATTTTGCGATCTTGTAATGCACTGGACTACCACGACTTAATCAGCTGTTCTGTGAAGTTGCTTACTGAGTATCCTGATG TATTTAAGGAGTGCCAGAATTCATGGAAAGCCATTGTGATAGATGAGTTTCAGGACACAAGTGCCATGCAATACAATCTTCTACGACTTCTTGCATCCCATAATAAAATAACTATTGTTGGTGATGATGATCag TCCATTTTCAGTTTCAATGGAGCTGACATTTCAGGGTTTGATTCATTTCGTCTAGATTTTCCAAATTATAAAGAG attAGGCTCAATAAAAATTATCGATCCACGCGCTATATTGTTGAGGCTGCATCTTTtcttattcaaaataatattaagCGATGCCGATTCAAGGATGTTGTTACTGATAATTCTTCCGGATCTAAG ATAACCATCAAGGAATGTCAGAATGAGCATGCACAGTGTTCATTTGTTGTTGATAAGACCTTGGAAATGGCGTCCATTGGATCACCTGCTAAACTGGCTTATGGAAGCATTGCCATTCTTTATCGGAGGCAG GTGTCAGGAAAAGCCTTCCAAGTAGCATTTCGTGACAGAAAAATACCATTTAATGTTCATGGTGTAGCCTTCTACAGGAAAAAG GTAGTTAAAGCCATTATTGCTATGCTTAGAACAACATTGCCAGGATGTGATGATGGCCCATATCGTCAAGTTTTCAAGGCTATGCTTCCATTTGAGAAGGATGAAAAGAAGAGG GTTATTGACCACATTGACAAAATCTTAACCATTAGAAAATGCAGTTTCATATCTGTTGCCAATGACGTCTTTATTGCAAAGATTTCTGGTACCTTCAACAG GAGTCAACTCAACCAGGGACGCAAGGTGTTGTTGACACTGGAGATGATATCAAAACTTGTGCAAAGG GAACAGTCAATTTCAACAGTCATAACTTCAGTGGCAAATATGGTACCTCAG AAATACCTTCTTGAGCAACGGGCAGTGGTTGATGTTGATGGTGGTAAATTGTTGAATGAAGACAATGACCTTAGATCT GTCCTTCAGTACTTGTTGGATGATGTCTCTGATTTTTTATCAAGGCAATGTACCCTAAAAGGAGAAGCTGGAGAcatgaaagaagaagagaaaggttGTCTTGGCTTACTCAAAGCTTTTATTGACTACATAACAGAGCGGGAGAAGGAAAATTTTCGTTCCCGGAGACATGATAATGAAAATTCAGTTACCTTGACTACCATTCATCAG TTTATCTTGTTCTTTTTCCCCATGCAGTCTAAAGGTTTAGAGTGGGATATTGTTTTCATAGTAAAG GCAAATGAATCTGAAATTCCTTTATTGCATGAATTCCATGGCATTACAAAGGAAAATGGGACCTCAATTGAA GAGGAAAGACGTCTGTTATATGTGGCAATGACTCGTGCTAGAAAGAAACTATTCATTCTGTATGTCACGATGGATTCAAATCGGCAG ATGCTTCAACCATCACGTTTTCTCAAGGAAATTCCGGATCATCTTCGAGAGATTCAG GCTGAAGTGTGTTTACGTGATTTACAAACAAAACCCCAGGATATTCCAAAACACAGTGTCAACATTACCAGTAATCTACCCGGAGAAAAGAAACCTTCTGAAGTTGATGTGGAGCCAAATGATTTCCTCAACATTCAAATCAATAATGCCTCAAAGGAAACAACAGAGGCGGTAGATGCATGCAATGGAAATATTCTCTTAAAAAG ATTCGCTGTGGAGGACAGATTAGTTGTTTCTCACTTGTTCCACCAATGGGCCAAGAAGCAAGCATTTCAAAACCCTAAGAGGTTACTTGACAAG GACGTTTTGCGTGCATTGAAATCTTGCTTGAGCAGTGACGAAGCATTCCAGTATGCAGAATAT GTGCTGAGATGGGAACAAATTCCTGCCAATGAACGTGCCCATATGATGCGGGAGAAGCAG GAGTACTTCCAGAAATTAAGGATTGAGAATTCAATGAGTACATCCGCGCCAACATCTAAACAG ATTGGGTTTCTGCAAAATTTGGGATGCACTGTGGTCCCCACATCACGTCTTCATGCCTCACGTTTGATTGAGCAATATAAATCATTATAA